A region of Periplaneta americana isolate PAMFEO1 chromosome 16, P.americana_PAMFEO1_priV1, whole genome shotgun sequence DNA encodes the following proteins:
- the LOC138692019 gene encoding zinc finger protein 235-like isoform X5, translated as MNVIKMEPECDPLDIRTSGDTDTEEKKLSSQEGNLLDFHVTRIKTECVDHRYDVKSEIKLEEPAEPFEFLLVKSEAEEDSCESGEVKEEVKLEVTGEENEVLTQSVAVTPDSGVATFCENIPQEEYVHSDEKKYDCDVCGKYFPDSASLKIHGLIHTADKQFNCEMCGKGFSCYANLSRHSRVHTGGKSYSCDVCGKCFSCSENLSMHSCVQTGQKQFRCDVCGKVFSYSAYLRRHSRVHTGEKPFRCDVCGRRFSVIEYLKRHKRLHSGEKPLNCQVCGKRFSYEGSLKGHIRDVCGKAYTNTSALKTDESKKTGEKSY; from the exons ATGAATGTGATCAAGATGGAACCTGAGTGCGACCCACTGGATATTCGAACGAGTGGGGATACAGATACAGAAGAGAAGAAGCTTTCATCTCAG GAAGGAAATTTATTAGATTTTCACGTCACTAGAATAAAGACAGAATGTGTGGACCACAGATATGACGTCAAATCAGAGATAAAACTTGAGGAACCTGCAGAGCCGTTTGAGTTTCTCCTCGTGAAGAGTGAAGCTGAG gaAGATTCATGTGAATCGGGTGAAGTGAAAGAGGAGGTCAAACTGGAAGTAACGGGAGAAGAGAATGAAGTCTTAACTCAGAG TGTTGCAGTTACCCCTGATAGTGGAGTTGCAACTTTctgcgaaaatattccacaagaaGAGTACGTGCATAGCGACGAGAAGAAATACGATTGTGACGTTTGCGGAAAATATTTTCCCGACTCTGCCAGTCTCAAAATCCATGGACTGATCCATACAGCCGACAAGcaattcaattgtgaaatgtgtggaaagGGTTTTTCATGCTATGCCAATCTCAGTAGGCATTCACGCGTGCACACAGGCGGGAAATCATACAGTTGTGACGTATGTGGGAAGTGTTTTTCGTGCTCTGAAAATCTCAGTATGCATTCATGCGTTCAGACAGGCCAGAAACAATTCAGATGTGACGTGTGTGGAAAAGTTTTTTCATATTCTGCGTATCTTAGGAGGCATTCACGCGttcacactggcgagaaaccCTTCCGTTGTGATGTGTGCGGAAGGCGTTTTTCCGTTATCGAATATCTGAAAAGACATAAACGTTTACACAGCGGCGAAAAGCCCTTGAATTGTCAAGTCTGTGGCAAACGTTTCTCTTATGAGGGAAGTTTGAAAGGTCATATACGCGATGTTTGTGGCAAGGCCTACACAAACACGAGTGCTCTAAAAACAGATGAAAGCAAGAAAACTGGCGAAAAATCGTACTAG